One Nostoc sp. UHCC 0302 DNA window includes the following coding sequences:
- the dpdE gene encoding protein DpdE, with protein sequence MIKLGSLVKSSNNSLGIGKVIDITHGDILVEYFCSLGQRLQKSLPLNSLSQVKLQCQTRCYIKLKNQDKCITGRIFAWDEDTQKYQVDLPDKKTVIISEQEIYVRCNLAIKDPIETLAIKGHETPYLHDRRLALLKCLVKQRAVSRGMTGLISANINLYPHQVEVVRRVLEDVTQRYLLADEGGLGKTIEAGVILRQYLLDEPKKGAVVLVPGHLLQQWRNELEKKFYISHFPKRVVVLAFDDIHKINPKANIGLLILDEAQQVAVMANSDETAVRQRFETYKHLAHRSERLLLLSASPVLRHEQDFLVMLHLLEPTTYKLDDLVSFHAQDQSRQLLGRVILSLRKDTNPSKIKTNLEQLQNLLPEDKYLLNLTENWKNCLPTNSAEQDTIIQSICTHVSNTYRLHRRVLSNRRASVTDVIFNRKITPKEEYDLDERSPDIHELIEKWRSVAPNQEDYRRIFLLLFLAAGTWLGILEQVIAARLNGISHPALIKEFGNDDINILIQTPKFTGEKEILISLQQIISQPSEDGDRIELLKIILLYRLSEILGLQSFRSNINQLSERIKQRIQRPIPGDSLPKTVIFTGFKQSCLEIARCLSMTFDKASVAVHQSEQTVAQIEKNLNQFQTNPNCFILVCDSSAENGHNFQFIDWMINFDIPWKPNQLDQRIGRVDRIGHSTDFNFTVLVGADLEDSLHAAWYNFLKDGLSIFNQSIASFQFYISTKLPELETILFDSGASGLLKATETIQQEISEEEIKISEENALDEINAQEHGSRYFQELDNYDSKHLEIKQAVEGWIEQALHFKSIYSPELSDVKSYQATKQTLVAADEFKTHFANSNIDQFGTYNRRVANQNPGIKLFRIGEGLVDGLLNYVEWDDRGQAFALWRQDTSWDTSKGKEWFGFGCNYLVEGNLKVVKQILADYQLDNFQSSIWKRRVNALFPPIVETIFIDTRSEVLCGVQDELLLNILQRPYSKDKNSKGTQDYNLAKERIEIIDNFIAVNNWQNICYQVRDTSKKLLTERPDFVKLSEHYAQVAEQKLAHRVEQLRLRLNRQPLNKTLAEELEIETALSAAILQGIREPEIQLDSVGFIVVSGRPFPGYS encoded by the coding sequence ATGATTAAGCTTGGCTCACTAGTAAAGTCCTCGAACAATTCTTTGGGGATTGGAAAGGTTATTGACATCACTCATGGTGATATCCTTGTTGAGTATTTCTGCTCATTAGGGCAACGTTTGCAAAAATCTTTGCCTTTAAATTCACTGTCTCAAGTTAAACTACAGTGTCAGACTCGATGCTATATCAAGTTAAAAAACCAGGATAAATGTATAACTGGCAGAATTTTTGCTTGGGACGAAGACACTCAAAAGTATCAGGTTGATTTGCCAGATAAAAAAACTGTAATTATTAGTGAACAAGAAATTTACGTCCGTTGCAATCTAGCTATAAAAGACCCTATTGAAACTTTAGCAATCAAAGGTCACGAAACGCCTTACTTGCACGACAGAAGATTGGCTTTGCTTAAATGTTTAGTTAAGCAGCGTGCTGTTAGTCGTGGAATGACGGGATTGATTTCGGCTAATATTAATCTTTATCCTCATCAAGTTGAAGTTGTCCGCCGCGTACTAGAAGATGTCACTCAACGTTACTTACTCGCAGATGAGGGGGGACTAGGAAAAACTATTGAAGCAGGTGTAATTCTACGTCAATATCTCCTAGATGAACCAAAAAAAGGTGCAGTGGTACTTGTCCCAGGACATTTACTTCAACAATGGCGCAATGAATTAGAAAAGAAATTTTACATCTCTCATTTTCCAAAACGAGTAGTAGTGCTGGCATTTGATGATATACACAAAATCAACCCGAAAGCGAATATTGGCTTGCTGATTCTAGATGAAGCTCAGCAAGTTGCAGTAATGGCTAATTCTGACGAAACAGCAGTGCGCCAGCGTTTTGAAACTTACAAACATCTGGCTCATAGAAGCGAACGTTTACTTTTATTATCTGCCAGCCCTGTTCTTAGGCATGAACAAGATTTTCTGGTAATGCTACACTTACTTGAACCAACAACTTATAAACTTGATGATTTAGTAAGTTTTCATGCTCAAGACCAAAGTCGTCAACTCCTTGGCCGAGTTATCCTCTCACTAAGAAAAGATACAAATCCTTCCAAAATTAAAACCAACTTAGAGCAACTCCAAAATTTATTACCTGAAGATAAGTATTTACTAAATCTGACAGAAAATTGGAAAAATTGTTTACCAACAAACTCCGCTGAACAAGATACAATTATCCAGTCCATTTGTACACACGTTAGTAATACCTATAGGCTACACCGCCGAGTACTTTCTAACCGTCGTGCTTCCGTAACAGATGTCATATTTAATCGCAAGATTACACCTAAAGAAGAATACGATTTAGATGAGCGCTCCCCAGACATCCACGAACTGATTGAGAAATGGCGTAGTGTCGCTCCTAATCAAGAGGATTATAGACGTATTTTTCTGCTGTTGTTCTTGGCTGCTGGTACGTGGTTAGGCATTTTAGAACAGGTAATTGCAGCACGTTTAAATGGGATTTCTCATCCTGCACTCATCAAAGAGTTTGGCAATGATGATATCAATATCTTGATTCAAACTCCAAAGTTTACTGGAGAAAAAGAGATTTTGATATCCTTGCAACAAATTATTAGTCAACCATCGGAAGATGGAGACCGCATCGAATTACTAAAAATTATCCTCCTCTATCGCTTATCAGAAATTCTGGGGTTGCAATCATTTCGTAGCAATATTAACCAACTAAGCGAGAGAATAAAACAAAGAATTCAAAGACCTATTCCTGGTGATTCTTTGCCAAAAACTGTGATATTCACTGGTTTTAAACAAAGTTGTTTAGAAATTGCTCGTTGCTTATCCATGACTTTTGATAAGGCAAGTGTTGCTGTTCATCAATCAGAACAAACCGTTGCACAAATTGAGAAAAATTTAAACCAGTTTCAAACTAATCCTAATTGTTTTATTTTAGTTTGTGACTCTTCTGCTGAGAACGGTCATAACTTCCAATTCATCGATTGGATGATTAATTTTGACATTCCTTGGAAACCCAATCAACTAGACCAAAGAATTGGCAGAGTTGACCGGATTGGTCATTCTACAGATTTTAACTTTACTGTCTTAGTTGGCGCTGATTTAGAAGATAGTCTTCATGCTGCTTGGTATAACTTCCTCAAAGACGGACTGTCTATCTTTAATCAATCAATTGCCAGTTTCCAGTTTTATATTAGTACGAAGTTACCAGAATTAGAAACGATTCTATTTGATTCAGGAGCTAGTGGACTATTAAAAGCTACAGAAACAATTCAACAAGAAATTTCTGAAGAGGAGATAAAAATCAGTGAAGAAAATGCTTTAGATGAAATTAACGCTCAAGAGCATGGTAGTAGATATTTTCAAGAGTTAGATAATTATGATAGTAAACATCTTGAAATCAAACAAGCTGTGGAAGGTTGGATTGAGCAGGCACTACACTTCAAATCAATTTATAGCCCAGAATTATCAGATGTGAAATCTTATCAAGCAACAAAGCAAACCTTAGTTGCTGCGGATGAATTTAAAACTCACTTTGCTAATAGCAATATAGACCAATTTGGTACTTATAATCGCAGAGTAGCCAACCAGAATCCTGGCATCAAGCTTTTTAGAATTGGAGAAGGATTGGTAGATGGACTCTTGAACTATGTAGAATGGGATGACCGAGGTCAAGCTTTTGCTCTTTGGCGTCAAGATACATCTTGGGATACTAGTAAAGGAAAGGAGTGGTTTGGTTTTGGATGTAACTATTTAGTTGAGGGCAATCTCAAAGTTGTCAAACAAATTTTAGCAGATTATCAACTAGATAATTTTCAATCCAGTATCTGGAAGCGGCGTGTCAATGCTTTATTTCCTCCAATAGTTGAAACTATCTTTATTGATACTCGCTCTGAAGTACTATGTGGTGTTCAAGATGAATTGCTCTTAAATATTTTACAACGTCCATATAGTAAAGATAAAAATAGTAAGGGAACACAAGATTATAATCTGGCAAAGGAACGTATAGAGATTATTGACAATTTTATTGCTGTTAATAATTGGCAAAACATTTGCTATCAAGTGCGTGATACGTCTAAGAAGTTACTTACCGAACGTCCCGATTTTGTTAAATTATCCGAACATTATGCTCAAGTTGCTGAGCAAAAATTAGCGCACAGAGTAGAACAATTACGTTTACGCTTGAATCGGCAACCTTTGAATAAGACTCTAGCTGAAGAACTGGAGATAGAAACTGCTTTAAGTGCAGCCATTCTCCAGGGAATTCGTGAACCGGAGATTCAACTTGATTCTGTCGGTTTCATAGTTGTATCTGGGCGACCTTTTCCTGGGTATTCTTAA
- a CDS encoding Rieske 2Fe-2S domain-containing protein: MLEKELNLIDGFQEEISPGGNKADSFDSKEAWYPVHYLEDLDKSKPTPFTLLGRDIVIWWDRLAESWRSFEDQCPHRLAPLSEGRLTNDGLLECPYHGWTFSGDGDCQRIPQQQKGGTAEISKRACVVSLPTIEKQGLLFVYAGMSENAAKTKVPVIQPLEESPEGWVLINTFRDVPYDALTLLENILDPSHVSFTHHQTVGNRANAAPLELEVTESGKHGFKGIWKQGLQPGQSGELSTTFVAPSLMWHDINSQRGRILTVVYATPIRKGECRLFARFPFKFPSVLPSLFIKLRPRWYYHIGQNGVLEDDQIFLHYQERYLEAKGGSPNFTKAFYLPTKADSFVFELRQWVNQYNAEPFPKETFSPPLPKDKLLERYHSHTEKCASCSSALAKIEQLKFWSGVAAVLALASVPMLTLFNTTSVLAVVIETVAPLIFGVVWIGLNKLQKQFYDGRAVPPRNLPEKN; the protein is encoded by the coding sequence ATGCTTGAGAAAGAACTTAATTTAATAGATGGTTTTCAGGAGGAAATATCTCCGGGTGGTAATAAAGCGGATAGTTTTGATAGTAAAGAGGCATGGTATCCCGTCCATTACCTTGAGGACTTAGACAAATCAAAACCAACCCCTTTTACACTGTTGGGAAGAGATATTGTAATTTGGTGGGATAGACTTGCCGAATCTTGGAGGAGCTTTGAAGACCAGTGTCCTCATCGTTTAGCGCCGTTATCGGAAGGCAGGCTTACTAATGATGGGTTGTTGGAGTGTCCATATCACGGTTGGACTTTTTCTGGAGATGGAGATTGCCAAAGGATTCCCCAGCAACAAAAAGGTGGAACAGCAGAGATTTCTAAACGAGCTTGCGTAGTATCATTACCTACTATTGAAAAGCAAGGACTCCTGTTTGTATACGCTGGTATGTCCGAAAATGCTGCCAAAACCAAAGTTCCGGTTATTCAGCCATTAGAAGAATCTCCCGAAGGATGGGTTCTAATTAATACATTTAGGGATGTGCCTTATGATGCGCTAACGCTTTTAGAAAATATACTAGACCCTAGCCACGTATCCTTCACACATCACCAAACGGTAGGAAATAGGGCAAATGCAGCACCTTTAGAACTTGAAGTAACAGAATCTGGAAAACATGGATTCAAAGGTATTTGGAAACAAGGTTTACAACCAGGGCAATCAGGAGAATTATCTACAACCTTCGTCGCTCCTTCTTTAATGTGGCATGACATCAACTCCCAACGTGGCAGAATTTTAACTGTTGTCTACGCTACACCTATCCGTAAAGGAGAATGTCGTCTGTTCGCCCGTTTTCCCTTCAAGTTTCCTTCTGTTCTTCCGAGTTTATTTATTAAGCTAAGACCGCGTTGGTATTATCACATAGGACAAAATGGTGTTTTAGAAGATGATCAAATTTTCCTGCACTATCAGGAAAGGTATCTTGAAGCCAAAGGAGGTAGCCCTAACTTTACTAAAGCGTTTTACCTCCCTACCAAAGCAGATAGTTTTGTTTTTGAGTTGCGTCAGTGGGTAAACCAATATAACGCCGAACCATTTCCCAAAGAAACTTTTTCTCCCCCACTGCCAAAAGATAAACTGCTAGAAAGATACCATTCGCATACAGAGAAGTGTGCCAGTTGTAGCTCGGCGCTAGCTAAAATTGAGCAACTGAAATTCTGGAGTGGAGTTGCAGCAGTACTTGCTTTAGCAAGTGTTCCAATGCTGACGTTATTTAACACAACATCAGTTTTAGCAGTTGTCATTGAAACTGTAGCTCCCTTAATCTTTGGAGTAGTATGGATAGGACTGAATAAACTCCAAAAGCAGTTTTATGATGGACGAGCCGTACCTCCAAGGAACCTACCTGAGAAAAACTGA